The proteins below come from a single Zea mays cultivar B73 chromosome 8, Zm-B73-REFERENCE-NAM-5.0, whole genome shotgun sequence genomic window:
- the LOC100280367 gene encoding jasmonoyl--L-amino acid synthetase GH3.5-like isoform X1, with the protein MYPAFKGDKSKILPVKMPICSCEETIHEFEMLTRDAGRVQKDTLKKILELNADAEYLNKFGLNGRTDVESYKSCIPLCVHSDLEPYIHKIADGDSSPLLTGKPVTSLSLSSGTTQGRPKFLPFTDELLETTLQIFQTSYAFRNREYPIGRGKALQFIYGSKQVVTKGGILATTATTNLYRRARYKEGMKDIQSQCCSPDEVVFGSDFHQSLYCHLLCGLIYSDEVHQVFSTFAHSLVHAFQTFEEVWEDLCADIRDGVLSEKVTVPSVREAVTKILKPNPELADSIYKKCTGLSNWYGVIPALWPNAKYVYGIMTGSMEPYLKKLRHYAGHLPLISADYGASEGWVGANINPTLPPEQVTYAVLPQTGYFEFIPLEVENSASSIHYLESEPVGLTEVEVGKTYEVVITTFGGLYRYRLGDIVKVTGFHNATPELRFICRRSLVLSINIDKNTEQDLQLAVEEAAKLLDAEKLEIVDFTSFVEKSSDPGRYVIFWELSSDASEDVLRGCANCLDLAFVDAGYVGSRKIRAIGPLELRILKRGTFKEILDHFLSLGGAVSQFKTPRFVNPLNVKVLQILSRNTTRSYFSTAYGL; encoded by the exons ATGTATCCAGCTTTTAAAG GTGATAAATCCAAGATTCTGCCAGTAAAGATGCCGATCTGTAGCTGTGAAGAAACTATCCATGAGTTCGAGATGTTAACACGCGATGCTGGGCGTGTACAGAAGGATACACTGAAAAAGATCCTCGAGTTGAATGCTGATGCTGAATATCTGAACAAGTTCGGCCTCAATGGCAGGACTGATGTAGAGAGCTACAAATCCTGCATCCCGCTGTGTGTGCACAGTGATCTTGAGCCATACATCCATAAGATTGCTGATGGTGATAGCTCCCCACTCCTCACTGGGAAGCCCGTCACCTCCCTTTCCCTCAG TTCTGGTACAACGCAGGGAAGGCCTAAGTTCTTGCCGTTTACTGATGAATTGCTTGAGACCACACTTCAAATATTCCAGACTTCATATGCATTTAGGAACCG TGAGTATCCAATTGGAAGAGGAAAAGCCTTGCAGTTTATCTATGGTAGCAAGCAAGTGGTAACAAAAGGCGGCATCCTTGCCACAACTGCAACAACAAACTTGTACCGGAGGGCACGATACAAGGAGGGGATGAAGGATATCCAGTCTCAATGCTGCAGCCCTGATGAAGTTGTTTTTGGCTCTGACTTCCACCAGTCCTTGTATTGTCACTTGCTCTGTGGTCTAATATACTCTGATGAGGTCCATCAGGTGTTCTCGACATTCGCTCACAGCTTAGTCCATGCATTTCAAACATTTGAGGAGGTTTGGGAAGATCTCTGTGCTGACATAAGAGATGGTGTCCTCTCAGAGAAAGTTACAGTGCCATCGGTTCGTGAAGCCGTGACAAAAATCCTCAAGCCCAATCCTGAGCTCGCTGACTCGATCTATAAGAAGTGTACGGGCCTGAGCAACTGGTACGGTGTAATCCCAGCACTCTGGCCAAACGCAAAGTATGTGTACGGTATCATGACAGGGTCCATGGAACCGTATTTAAAGAAACTGAGGCACTATGCTGGGCACTTGCCTCTGATAAGCGCAGATTACGGCGCATCTGAAGGATGGGTTGGTGCTAATATAAACCCCACACTTCCACCTGAACAGGTGACATACGCTGTTCTCCCTCAGACCGGTTATTTTGAGTTCATTCCTTTGGAGGTGGAGAATAGTGCCTCCTCCATTCACTACTTAGAATCAGAACCAGTTGGCCTGACTgaagttgaggttggcaaaacctACGAAGTCGTGATAACTACCTTCGGAG GTCTATACCGCTACCGGCTAGGAGATATCGTGAAGGTAACGGGCTTCCACAACGCAACACCGGAGCTCCGGTTCATCTGCCGCAGAAGCCTAGTCCTGAGCATCAACATCGACAAGAACACCGAGCAAGACCTCCAGCTGGCCGTCGAGGAGGCAGCGAAGCTCCTGGACGCGGAGAAGCTGGAGATCGTCGATTTCACCAGCTTCGTGGAGAAGTCAAGCGACCCCGGTCGCTACGTCATCTTCTGGGAGCTGAGCTCCGACGCGAGCGAGGACGTCCTGCGAGGCTGCGCGAACTGCCTGGACCTAGCCTTCGTCGATGCTGGGTATgtgggctcgaggaagatcagagCCATCGGCCCGCTGGAGCTGCGGATTCTGAAGAGGGGAACCTTCAAGGAGATCCTGGATCACTTCCTGAGCCTCGGTGGCGCCGTGAGCCAGTTCAAGACGCCTCGGTTCGTCAACCCGTTGAACGTCAAGGTTCTGCAGATACTCAGTAGGAACACCACCAGAAGCTACTTCAGTACCGCCTATGGGCTCTGA
- the LOC100280367 gene encoding jasmonoyl--L-amino acid synthetase GH3.5-like isoform X2 produces the protein MPICSCEETIHEFEMLTRDAGRVQKDTLKKILELNADAEYLNKFGLNGRTDVESYKSCIPLCVHSDLEPYIHKIADGDSSPLLTGKPVTSLSLSSGTTQGRPKFLPFTDELLETTLQIFQTSYAFRNREYPIGRGKALQFIYGSKQVVTKGGILATTATTNLYRRARYKEGMKDIQSQCCSPDEVVFGSDFHQSLYCHLLCGLIYSDEVHQVFSTFAHSLVHAFQTFEEVWEDLCADIRDGVLSEKVTVPSVREAVTKILKPNPELADSIYKKCTGLSNWYGVIPALWPNAKYVYGIMTGSMEPYLKKLRHYAGHLPLISADYGASEGWVGANINPTLPPEQVTYAVLPQTGYFEFIPLEVENSASSIHYLESEPVGLTEVEVGKTYEVVITTFGGLYRYRLGDIVKVTGFHNATPELRFICRRSLVLSINIDKNTEQDLQLAVEEAAKLLDAEKLEIVDFTSFVEKSSDPGRYVIFWELSSDASEDVLRGCANCLDLAFVDAGYVGSRKIRAIGPLELRILKRGTFKEILDHFLSLGGAVSQFKTPRFVNPLNVKVLQILSRNTTRSYFSTAYGL, from the exons ATGCCGATCTGTAGCTGTGAAGAAACTATCCATGAGTTCGAGATGTTAACACGCGATGCTGGGCGTGTACAGAAGGATACACTGAAAAAGATCCTCGAGTTGAATGCTGATGCTGAATATCTGAACAAGTTCGGCCTCAATGGCAGGACTGATGTAGAGAGCTACAAATCCTGCATCCCGCTGTGTGTGCACAGTGATCTTGAGCCATACATCCATAAGATTGCTGATGGTGATAGCTCCCCACTCCTCACTGGGAAGCCCGTCACCTCCCTTTCCCTCAG TTCTGGTACAACGCAGGGAAGGCCTAAGTTCTTGCCGTTTACTGATGAATTGCTTGAGACCACACTTCAAATATTCCAGACTTCATATGCATTTAGGAACCG TGAGTATCCAATTGGAAGAGGAAAAGCCTTGCAGTTTATCTATGGTAGCAAGCAAGTGGTAACAAAAGGCGGCATCCTTGCCACAACTGCAACAACAAACTTGTACCGGAGGGCACGATACAAGGAGGGGATGAAGGATATCCAGTCTCAATGCTGCAGCCCTGATGAAGTTGTTTTTGGCTCTGACTTCCACCAGTCCTTGTATTGTCACTTGCTCTGTGGTCTAATATACTCTGATGAGGTCCATCAGGTGTTCTCGACATTCGCTCACAGCTTAGTCCATGCATTTCAAACATTTGAGGAGGTTTGGGAAGATCTCTGTGCTGACATAAGAGATGGTGTCCTCTCAGAGAAAGTTACAGTGCCATCGGTTCGTGAAGCCGTGACAAAAATCCTCAAGCCCAATCCTGAGCTCGCTGACTCGATCTATAAGAAGTGTACGGGCCTGAGCAACTGGTACGGTGTAATCCCAGCACTCTGGCCAAACGCAAAGTATGTGTACGGTATCATGACAGGGTCCATGGAACCGTATTTAAAGAAACTGAGGCACTATGCTGGGCACTTGCCTCTGATAAGCGCAGATTACGGCGCATCTGAAGGATGGGTTGGTGCTAATATAAACCCCACACTTCCACCTGAACAGGTGACATACGCTGTTCTCCCTCAGACCGGTTATTTTGAGTTCATTCCTTTGGAGGTGGAGAATAGTGCCTCCTCCATTCACTACTTAGAATCAGAACCAGTTGGCCTGACTgaagttgaggttggcaaaacctACGAAGTCGTGATAACTACCTTCGGAG GTCTATACCGCTACCGGCTAGGAGATATCGTGAAGGTAACGGGCTTCCACAACGCAACACCGGAGCTCCGGTTCATCTGCCGCAGAAGCCTAGTCCTGAGCATCAACATCGACAAGAACACCGAGCAAGACCTCCAGCTGGCCGTCGAGGAGGCAGCGAAGCTCCTGGACGCGGAGAAGCTGGAGATCGTCGATTTCACCAGCTTCGTGGAGAAGTCAAGCGACCCCGGTCGCTACGTCATCTTCTGGGAGCTGAGCTCCGACGCGAGCGAGGACGTCCTGCGAGGCTGCGCGAACTGCCTGGACCTAGCCTTCGTCGATGCTGGGTATgtgggctcgaggaagatcagagCCATCGGCCCGCTGGAGCTGCGGATTCTGAAGAGGGGAACCTTCAAGGAGATCCTGGATCACTTCCTGAGCCTCGGTGGCGCCGTGAGCCAGTTCAAGACGCCTCGGTTCGTCAACCCGTTGAACGTCAAGGTTCTGCAGATACTCAGTAGGAACACCACCAGAAGCTACTTCAGTACCGCCTATGGGCTCTGA